A genomic stretch from Halobaculum rubrum includes:
- a CDS encoding AAA family ATPase: protein MSRLEILSLTIKDYRQYAGEVEIDLQTSGSKNINVIEGQNGAGKSNILNAITLCLYGKETHLSDKEDAGLESYPYVNRKRLSEINGNETATGYVELRLGKGTPEYIFKREFKTVKLPDGKYSSTLGELQLKQKLGRDWKTVDQPNTRLNQILPAHVHEYFLFDGERLDDFFGQGYQERVRRGLLDVSHIELLDRAITHLEKLEAETRREIDDDGGEAEQKRQEYEDALSKLESTRKELKNTKQNIEDTQNLRDKIDADLRDSSDPDVREKQVDRQNLTRALSQKQDEIEQLQERLSQELVQTGPAVYAHKSLTYTKEKLDELSEKGQLPPKIQDWFINELIETGTCICGEPITEESTEHLRSLKSEMSEVDEDNLEGKMIIPGLLDDAFEEVDEIKQIRQDLVEAEEEEKRLNRKLKEISEDLKSYDIPDDVDVQELENQREEYSNQLAKLREKKGRLESEIESAEELKNEKKKEYDEAASQKEENAELLKRIRFIETSRYRLVSVKEDILSTVRSEIEAKLNEYFNEIIWKEEEYTVKLGDDYQVRVEGPRNDNKIGSLSAGESQVLAFSFLAAITQISGFNAPIIIDTPLGRISSTPKKRIARNLPSYIDDSQITFLMTDEEYTDEVRANLKPSVSNEYRLEYANEVTKVVPYE from the coding sequence ATGAGCCGCTTAGAGATACTTTCCCTCACGATCAAAGACTACCGCCAGTATGCTGGTGAAGTCGAAATCGACCTCCAGACTTCTGGATCGAAGAATATCAATGTGATTGAGGGCCAGAACGGAGCCGGCAAATCTAATATCCTCAATGCAATCACGCTGTGTCTCTACGGAAAAGAGACACACCTTTCGGATAAGGAGGACGCAGGCTTGGAATCGTACCCCTATGTCAACCGGAAGCGACTGAGCGAAATTAATGGAAATGAAACTGCGACCGGCTATGTAGAATTACGGCTCGGAAAAGGGACCCCTGAGTATATATTCAAACGAGAATTCAAGACAGTCAAGCTCCCTGATGGAAAGTACAGTAGCACCTTGGGTGAGCTTCAACTAAAACAGAAGCTGGGCCGCGATTGGAAAACTGTCGACCAACCGAATACTCGCCTCAACCAGATTCTCCCCGCCCACGTACACGAGTACTTCTTATTTGACGGCGAACGGCTGGACGACTTCTTCGGACAAGGATATCAAGAACGTGTCCGCCGTGGTCTTCTGGACGTATCTCATATCGAATTGCTCGATAGGGCAATCACCCATCTTGAGAAACTAGAAGCTGAAACAAGACGCGAAATTGACGACGATGGCGGCGAAGCAGAACAAAAGCGACAGGAGTACGAAGACGCTCTCTCAAAGCTCGAATCAACGCGAAAGGAGCTCAAAAACACTAAACAAAATATCGAAGATACACAGAATCTTCGAGACAAAATCGATGCTGATCTGCGTGACAGCAGCGATCCCGACGTTCGGGAGAAACAAGTTGACCGTCAGAACCTCACTCGAGCCCTCTCACAGAAACAAGATGAGATTGAGCAGTTACAGGAGCGGCTCAGTCAAGAGCTTGTCCAGACAGGCCCGGCAGTGTATGCTCACAAATCACTAACTTATACGAAAGAGAAACTCGACGAACTCTCAGAGAAAGGCCAACTTCCTCCCAAAATCCAAGACTGGTTCATCAACGAACTCATTGAAACTGGAACGTGTATTTGTGGGGAACCAATTACAGAGGAGAGCACAGAACACCTCCGGAGTCTCAAGTCGGAGATGTCGGAGGTAGACGAGGATAATCTTGAGGGCAAGATGATCATCCCTGGCCTACTTGATGATGCTTTTGAGGAAGTTGACGAAATTAAGCAGATTCGTCAGGACCTGGTCGAAGCAGAGGAAGAAGAAAAGCGGCTCAACAGGAAGCTCAAAGAAATCTCTGAGGACCTGAAATCCTATGATATCCCGGATGATGTCGATGTTCAAGAATTAGAGAACCAACGAGAGGAGTATAGCAATCAGCTTGCGAAACTCCGCGAAAAGAAAGGTCGTTTGGAGAGTGAAATCGAGAGTGCTGAAGAACTAAAAAACGAGAAAAAGAAGGAATACGACGAAGCAGCCTCTCAGAAAGAGGAAAATGCTGAGCTCCTCAAGCGGATTCGATTTATCGAAACATCTCGTTACCGGCTCGTCTCAGTTAAAGAGGATATCCTCTCAACGGTTCGCTCGGAGATTGAAGCGAAGCTGAACGAATACTTCAACGAGATCATCTGGAAGGAAGAGGAATATACAGTCAAGCTCGGGGACGATTATCAGGTTCGTGTTGAAGGCCCGCGCAACGACAACAAGATCGGGTCGTTATCTGCTGGTGAGAGCCAAGTGTTGGCATTCTCCTTCCTCGCAGCAATCACACAGATTAGTGGGTTCAATGCCCCGATTATTATCGACACGCCGCTGGGAAGAATATCGAGTACGCCAAAGAAGCGAATCGCTCGCAATCTCCCATCGTACATTGATGACTCCCAAATAACGTTCCTGATGACCGACGAGGAGTACACCGATGAGGTTCGAGCGAATCTTAAGCCCAGTGTCTCTAACGAGTACCGACTTGAATACGCCAATGAAGTGACCAAGGTGGTTCCCTATGAGTAA
- a CDS encoding DEAD/DEAH box helicase family protein has protein sequence MVDSQLFDQLEFPPVIDTSEVDFVSEFYEPLLSRATKYKRGVGYFSSSWMRSAARGMAALAENGGTAKWITSPMIGEDDWEALQKGSEAKQDEVLREALEDEISNLRFDLEYNTRNTIAWMIADGILDIRFAVPKVDLSGDFHDKFGILRDEAGNKVAFHGSQNDSQHALSNYEAYSINCSWLGERDAEAVSHQERRFDKLWEGAVPDVEVYTIPDSVANDIAQLRDDDYRPYDDPTGGSKGGASLLRPYQRQAVDEWHANGGKGLFEMATGTGKTFTALAAAEEITNQDSGPSLVVIAVPFTHLAPQWESEMDAFQLEAPVYAYGTDNPDWKSDLSRTLQNLEIDILDQAVVLTTHTTLCHEFFIDQIQNFSENALLIGDEAHHLGSDHQQKGLVDEYEYRIGLSATPERYYDEEGTEFLLEYFGGTVFEYTLEDAIPEYLTPYEYHPVPVELTADEFSEYQKLSRKLARIAHNDQADDEVVERLAQKRANIIKSAENKYAQLSTVLDRLDPIDHLLVYTNSSQIDHVQDILNEQGIIQHKFTYREDSEERQRILSGFKEGEYDALVAMKCLDEGVDVEATKQAILMSNTGNPMEFIQRRGRVLRKSPGKEKSTIFDFIVVPTLDPSDTVADAERNILRKELKRFEEFAAHAKNEIQARNAIGEIRIQYRVSTDDGDEDPSV, from the coding sequence ATGGTTGACAGCCAGTTGTTCGACCAATTAGAGTTCCCACCCGTTATTGACACTTCTGAGGTCGATTTTGTCTCTGAGTTCTATGAGCCGTTGTTGTCCCGTGCAACGAAATACAAACGCGGTGTTGGGTACTTCTCGAGTTCGTGGATGCGATCAGCGGCGAGAGGAATGGCTGCTTTAGCAGAAAATGGCGGGACGGCCAAGTGGATTACCAGTCCAATGATCGGTGAAGACGACTGGGAAGCCTTGCAGAAAGGCTCTGAAGCAAAGCAGGATGAAGTACTCAGAGAGGCTCTTGAAGATGAAATTTCCAATCTTCGCTTCGATCTCGAATACAATACCCGCAATACCATCGCCTGGATGATCGCTGATGGGATCCTTGACATCAGATTTGCAGTTCCTAAGGTTGATCTGAGTGGGGATTTCCATGACAAGTTTGGGATCCTGCGGGATGAAGCAGGGAACAAAGTCGCGTTTCATGGCTCTCAGAATGACAGCCAGCACGCTCTCAGCAATTATGAAGCGTACTCAATCAACTGTAGTTGGTTAGGCGAACGAGATGCAGAAGCCGTTTCACACCAAGAACGGCGATTTGACAAACTGTGGGAGGGAGCAGTCCCTGATGTTGAGGTGTACACAATTCCCGACAGTGTCGCGAACGACATCGCGCAGCTCCGAGATGATGACTATCGTCCATATGATGACCCGACTGGGGGGTCCAAGGGAGGAGCTTCGCTCCTTCGGCCGTATCAGCGCCAAGCAGTGGATGAATGGCACGCGAATGGAGGCAAGGGACTATTCGAAATGGCAACTGGAACCGGGAAGACATTTACAGCACTGGCGGCTGCTGAGGAGATAACTAACCAGGATTCGGGGCCTAGTCTTGTTGTAATCGCAGTTCCATTCACTCACTTAGCCCCTCAGTGGGAGTCTGAGATGGATGCCTTCCAACTGGAGGCGCCAGTGTATGCCTATGGAACAGATAATCCAGACTGGAAAAGTGATCTATCGAGAACTCTGCAAAATCTTGAGATTGACATCCTAGACCAGGCGGTCGTACTCACAACACACACCACACTGTGTCATGAGTTTTTCATTGACCAGATTCAGAACTTCTCTGAAAACGCACTGCTAATTGGCGATGAAGCGCATCATCTGGGATCGGATCATCAACAAAAGGGGCTGGTCGATGAGTATGAGTATCGAATTGGACTGTCAGCGACCCCAGAACGCTACTATGATGAGGAGGGGACAGAGTTCCTCCTAGAGTACTTTGGTGGGACTGTATTCGAGTACACACTTGAGGATGCGATTCCGGAATATCTCACACCGTATGAGTACCATCCGGTCCCTGTCGAACTCACTGCTGATGAATTCAGTGAGTATCAAAAACTCTCTCGGAAATTAGCCCGTATTGCACACAACGACCAAGCTGATGATGAAGTTGTGGAGCGCTTAGCGCAAAAACGAGCTAACATCATCAAATCTGCTGAGAACAAGTATGCACAGTTGTCCACCGTACTTGATAGATTAGACCCAATCGACCATCTTTTGGTCTACACGAATTCCAGCCAGATTGATCATGTTCAGGATATCCTCAATGAGCAAGGGATCATCCAACACAAGTTCACGTATAGAGAAGACAGCGAGGAGCGTCAACGAATTCTCTCAGGATTCAAAGAGGGAGAATACGATGCCCTCGTCGCCATGAAATGCCTCGATGAGGGTGTCGACGTTGAAGCAACCAAGCAAGCCATCTTAATGTCAAATACGGGCAACCCAATGGAATTCATCCAACGGAGGGGACGGGTGCTCCGCAAATCCCCTGGAAAAGAGAAATCCACTATCTTCGATTTTATCGTCGTCCCGACACTCGATCCATCTGACACGGTTGCAGATGCAGAGCGGAACATTCTCAGGAAGGAACTCAAGCGATTCGAGGAATTCGCAGCCCATGCGAAGAACGAAATTCAGGCAAGAAATGCAATCGGTGAGATACGGATTCAATACCGAGTATCGACAGACGACGGAGATGAAGATCCATCTGTCTGA
- a CDS encoding HNH endonuclease signature motif containing protein, with amino-acid sequence MATLRNKTTSSGVIVRWVPHPTHSRPSTYQVRRRAVNFLAEIGYAVPYEGDEVEIPWDVCRPLRILGDLHFKSETKGHQDIGQIQKVSETYGQSLSNEQQSKLRSYIETHEAFQDQQQELEGELDHLPRLKERHRPGGEEPESTSARLTSFIKAARGDLLVGKAKGQSNSGNTHFKASNGTELSIGPVRQRKIPERVLVWQLSGDRGICLHEQAWTANYIDYFEPGELSPNGTRVVTSEFQLNELAEYLQALTPHSDQLPPEIRQGPKVIAANSITETLAIGWIDQHCVWVKSPCTLQDNVTVEVIGASEAGIHARSATSDTLEQEYTLGDALEPTIVSREESTTWGLYEETLVKIPAEVPEWVTTPTVGISEFNDRYIQASVDDLSDQRKPSPGSEVEINDGELVNYSGIPVDTGTESPKVWQYTAEVTEVSHGQVITSIVPRAEGLGLNTGDEIVVDTDVVNDGSLWGALEDIPVTVEADETLVAGAVRATVTEVSQSHIHASFNSYVTETLTEDSPWTEAMTEGLEQLSTGAYDAALEAFKIAENSVTPSGEVWKAEAKLNQAITRAERARSAGQVAEACDQFERLTRDLSSDQQRSSVWGRVEIERTAYLSFIRACEAKPPRDWSLSRNDYLSASVAAKEHLKAAGTAYQELDFSTDSQAHSHVHPVALSGAATIVEELRGASDEIVMATETLPQRWCPILHAPPETILATTHPDVVPFHSHREPSERVSRLRTEATSVGGESELVESGAKLLTYANTQAIASYVHARSEGVCEACGNDAAFEAIDGTPHLELHHVDELTRSGPLTPARVVALCPTCHARIHYGADGEAVNEAVRSKLTAGLGELGAERS; translated from the coding sequence GTGGCAACGCTTCGAAATAAGACTACTAGCTCTGGTGTGATTGTTCGCTGGGTTCCTCACCCAACCCATAGCCGGCCAAGCACCTATCAAGTTCGTCGTCGAGCCGTTAATTTCCTCGCGGAAATTGGCTATGCTGTTCCATATGAAGGCGATGAAGTCGAAATTCCGTGGGACGTTTGTCGGCCATTGCGCATCCTTGGTGACCTCCATTTCAAATCAGAAACGAAGGGCCACCAGGACATCGGTCAAATCCAGAAAGTCTCAGAAACGTACGGCCAGTCGCTGTCAAATGAACAGCAGTCAAAACTCCGGTCTTATATTGAGACGCATGAGGCGTTTCAAGATCAACAACAGGAGTTGGAAGGAGAGCTGGATCATCTCCCGAGATTAAAAGAACGCCACCGGCCTGGTGGTGAAGAACCAGAGTCAACATCCGCTCGTCTTACCTCGTTTATAAAGGCAGCTCGCGGAGACTTGCTGGTTGGCAAAGCTAAAGGTCAGTCAAATTCAGGAAATACACACTTCAAGGCCTCTAACGGCACTGAATTGTCTATTGGGCCAGTCCGCCAACGCAAAATTCCCGAGCGTGTATTGGTGTGGCAGCTGTCCGGCGACCGGGGAATTTGTCTTCACGAGCAAGCATGGACGGCTAATTATATTGACTACTTCGAGCCCGGCGAACTCAGTCCAAATGGGACCCGAGTGGTGACATCGGAGTTCCAGCTAAATGAACTCGCTGAGTATCTCCAAGCACTCACACCACACTCAGACCAGTTACCGCCAGAGATACGCCAAGGCCCGAAAGTTATTGCTGCCAATTCGATTACTGAGACCTTGGCAATTGGATGGATTGACCAGCATTGTGTGTGGGTCAAGTCCCCCTGTACGCTCCAAGACAACGTTACAGTGGAAGTTATTGGAGCATCCGAGGCTGGAATTCATGCTCGGAGCGCTACCAGTGACACTCTAGAACAGGAATACACCCTCGGGGATGCGCTAGAACCAACTATTGTTTCCAGAGAGGAATCTACCACATGGGGACTCTATGAGGAGACTCTTGTCAAAATTCCTGCAGAGGTGCCAGAGTGGGTAACCACTCCAACTGTCGGTATTTCTGAGTTCAACGATAGGTACATTCAGGCGTCAGTCGATGATCTATCAGACCAGCGAAAGCCCTCTCCCGGTTCTGAAGTTGAGATTAACGATGGTGAGCTTGTCAATTATTCTGGCATACCGGTTGATACTGGAACAGAGTCTCCCAAAGTTTGGCAATATACCGCTGAGGTTACTGAGGTTTCACACGGTCAAGTCATCACATCGATTGTGCCGCGTGCTGAGGGGCTCGGACTCAATACCGGCGACGAGATTGTAGTAGATACTGACGTAGTCAATGATGGGTCATTATGGGGGGCATTAGAGGATATCCCTGTTACTGTTGAGGCGGATGAAACCCTTGTTGCAGGGGCTGTAAGAGCAACTGTTACCGAAGTATCTCAATCGCATATTCATGCGTCTTTTAATTCGTATGTGACTGAGACGCTGACCGAAGACTCACCATGGACTGAGGCTATGACTGAAGGGCTGGAGCAGCTCTCTACTGGCGCATACGATGCTGCGTTAGAAGCCTTCAAAATAGCGGAAAACAGCGTTACCCCGAGTGGTGAGGTCTGGAAAGCAGAAGCCAAGCTAAATCAAGCAATCACGAGAGCAGAAAGAGCCAGATCTGCCGGGCAGGTTGCAGAGGCATGTGACCAGTTTGAGCGCCTTACAAGAGATCTCAGTTCGGATCAACAGCGTTCGTCGGTCTGGGGACGAGTAGAAATCGAACGTACTGCATATCTCTCATTTATCCGCGCCTGTGAAGCGAAGCCACCTCGGGATTGGTCACTGTCACGGAACGACTACCTGAGCGCGAGTGTCGCTGCAAAAGAGCATCTGAAAGCTGCAGGTACTGCATATCAAGAACTCGATTTTTCGACCGATAGCCAGGCCCACTCTCATGTGCACCCTGTCGCCCTGTCCGGTGCAGCAACTATCGTAGAAGAACTACGCGGTGCATCGGATGAGATCGTGATGGCTACCGAGACGCTCCCTCAGAGGTGGTGTCCCATCCTTCACGCTCCCCCAGAGACGATATTGGCGACAACCCACCCGGATGTCGTTCCATTCCATTCACACCGCGAGCCCAGTGAAAGGGTTTCGCGCCTTCGTACTGAAGCAACCTCGGTGGGCGGGGAAAGTGAACTGGTAGAATCAGGAGCTAAGCTATTAACCTATGCAAATACGCAAGCAATCGCTTCGTACGTCCATGCGCGTTCGGAAGGCGTCTGTGAAGCGTGCGGAAATGATGCGGCGTTCGAAGCAATCGATGGAACGCCACATCTTGAACTTCACCACGTTGACGAACTCACTCGATCGGGTCCATTGACGCCAGCTCGTGTCGTGGCATTATGCCCGACGTGCCACGCACGGATCCACTATGGAGCTGATGGAGAGGCAGTGAATGAGGCAGTACGTTCGAAATTAACGGCCGGGCTCGGTGAGTTAGGAGCAGAGCGTTCCTGA
- a CDS encoding type B DNA-directed DNA polymerase has protein sequence MVLAIDYDGSTVVEWRLTPDGIERTRVDDYRPTMYVGAPVSELYGEHGGQTPRVQLPARGALTEALQELRSFLRGQAAVESLSVDVWRQTFRADARPVLKIECREIDDVRSVARRVQQFGGADAYTCYNVDLTRQFRYTLETGTDPAPDTDVRELRTLELGFPTHESGVEALPKLTVDGERVGATPREVVEAVGECVASVDPDVLVVDTAEVVPLLFEAAAEYGLRPFELGREPGYTQLASASTYTSYGNVGHSPARYSVPGRVLLDRSNSFFVHEAGLEGCLDLVARAGLPLEELGWASIGRVLTAMQIREARSRGVLVPWQAWRPEFFRSAATLDTADRGGTTLAPEVGVHEDVHELDFSSLYPNIIREYNISPETVRCGCCDTPRVPKVGYSICERDGYLPAVLGPLIDGRDAIKQRIRESDDPEEIAALESRSAAIKWILVSCFGYQGFSNAKYGRIECHEAINAFAREILLDAKAALEAGGWRVLHGIVDSIWVTPAPDVKDGERRELDVIAREVSAEVGIELEYEGAFEWVAFCPRRGSDGGALTRYFGRRRGVELPDEGVGEAVKTRGIECRQDDTPAWIVRLQAALIQTLDRTHDVEAVVGELRRWLRRLEEGEVDPIELLVTQRVSKRAEQYRYETVTVAALKRAKWKDCALEPGQRVEYLVVDDEATGLGRVRLGFESLGRYDVEWYRREAIRAAESVVSPLGWDRERIQRAVSGVVEPSLGEFG, from the coding sequence ATGGTACTCGCGATCGACTACGACGGCTCCACGGTCGTCGAATGGCGCCTCACGCCCGACGGTATCGAACGCACCCGCGTCGACGACTACCGACCCACGATGTACGTCGGAGCGCCTGTTTCGGAGTTGTACGGTGAGCATGGTGGCCAGACGCCGCGAGTACAGTTGCCGGCGCGTGGAGCGCTCACTGAGGCGCTTCAGGAGTTGCGCTCGTTCCTCAGGGGGCAGGCGGCCGTCGAGTCGCTCTCAGTGGACGTGTGGCGCCAGACGTTCCGCGCTGACGCCCGGCCGGTCCTCAAGATCGAGTGTCGCGAGATCGACGACGTCCGCTCGGTCGCGCGCCGCGTCCAGCAGTTCGGGGGCGCCGATGCGTACACCTGCTACAATGTCGATCTCACGCGGCAGTTCCGGTATACGCTTGAAACCGGGACAGATCCGGCGCCCGATACGGATGTGCGGGAGCTTCGGACGCTCGAGCTTGGGTTCCCGACCCACGAGTCCGGGGTAGAGGCCCTGCCCAAGCTCACCGTTGACGGTGAGCGCGTTGGTGCGACGCCGCGAGAGGTGGTTGAGGCCGTGGGCGAGTGCGTCGCGAGCGTCGACCCGGACGTGCTGGTCGTCGATACCGCGGAGGTCGTCCCACTGTTGTTCGAGGCAGCGGCGGAGTATGGCCTGCGGCCGTTCGAGCTTGGGCGAGAGCCGGGCTATACACAGTTGGCGTCGGCCTCGACGTACACGAGCTACGGGAACGTCGGTCACTCGCCGGCGCGATATTCGGTGCCGGGGAGAGTGCTGCTCGACCGCTCGAACTCGTTCTTTGTGCACGAGGCAGGCCTCGAGGGCTGTCTCGATCTGGTTGCGCGGGCTGGGCTGCCGTTGGAGGAGCTCGGCTGGGCGTCGATCGGGCGAGTGTTGACCGCGATGCAGATCCGGGAGGCGCGTTCGCGGGGCGTGTTGGTGCCGTGGCAGGCGTGGCGCCCGGAGTTCTTCCGCTCGGCGGCGACACTCGATACCGCCGACCGCGGCGGAACGACATTAGCGCCCGAAGTGGGGGTGCATGAGGACGTCCACGAGCTCGACTTCTCCTCGCTGTATCCGAACATCATCCGTGAATACAACATCTCACCCGAGACGGTGCGGTGTGGCTGCTGTGATACCCCACGAGTTCCAAAAGTGGGATATTCGATCTGTGAACGCGACGGGTACCTTCCCGCCGTGCTTGGTCCGTTGATCGACGGCCGGGATGCGATCAAACAGCGAATTCGTGAGTCGGACGATCCCGAAGAGATCGCGGCGTTGGAATCGCGTTCGGCGGCGATCAAGTGGATTTTGGTGTCGTGTTTCGGCTACCAGGGCTTCTCGAACGCGAAGTACGGCCGCATCGAGTGCCACGAAGCAATCAACGCGTTTGCCCGGGAGATTCTGCTCGATGCGAAGGCCGCGCTCGAGGCCGGCGGGTGGCGTGTGCTCCACGGGATCGTCGATTCGATCTGGGTGACGCCCGCGCCAGATGTGAAGGATGGAGAGCGGCGGGAGTTGGATGTGATTGCTCGGGAAGTGAGTGCGGAGGTGGGCATCGAATTGGAGTACGAGGGCGCCTTCGAGTGGGTCGCCTTCTGTCCGCGCCGCGGTAGTGATGGTGGGGCGCTGACGCGGTATTTCGGCCGGCGACGTGGAGTGGAGTTGCCTGACGAGGGTGTGGGTGAGGCAGTGAAGACCCGGGGGATCGAGTGCCGCCAGGACGACACGCCGGCGTGGATTGTGCGGCTGCAGGCGGCGTTGATCCAAACGTTAGACCGGACCCACGACGTGGAGGCCGTCGTCGGGGAGCTGCGGCGGTGGCTCAGGCGGTTGGAAGAGGGCGAGGTGGACCCGATCGAGTTACTGGTGACACAGCGCGTGTCGAAGCGCGCTGAGCAGTATCGCTACGAGACGGTGACGGTGGCGGCGTTGAAGCGTGCGAAGTGGAAGGACTGTGCGCTCGAACCCGGGCAGCGCGTCGAGTATCTGGTGGTGGATGATGAGGCGACGGGGTTGGGGCGGGTACGGTTGGGGTTTGAGTCGTTGGGGCGGTATGATGTCGAGTGGTATCGGCGCGAGGCGATTCGGGCTGCCGAGAGTGTGGTGTCGCCGCTCGGGTGGGATCGCGAGCGGATTCAGCGGGCGGTGTCGGGCGTTGTGGAGCCGTCGCTGGGCGAGTTTGGGTAA
- a CDS encoding PemK-like protein has product MTAFDDLERGDIIWGTDPLSEKGRPMLILGTPQFATHGVQLITVLISSKTYHEESLTLHDDDYAGEPLGNRSHVLPWSLATLNSSADVEYHLTSLVDERIADVETQTVGYISS; this is encoded by the coding sequence GTGACCGCGTTCGATGACCTCGAACGCGGCGACATCATCTGGGGGACTGACCCACTCTCCGAGAAGGGCCGCCCAATGCTCATCTTGGGGACTCCGCAGTTTGCTACCCACGGCGTCCAGCTCATCACAGTCTTGATTTCCTCCAAAACCTATCACGAGGAATCGCTCACGCTCCACGATGACGACTACGCGGGCGAACCGCTTGGAAACCGAAGTCACGTCCTCCCGTGGTCGCTGGCGACGCTCAACAGCTCTGCAGACGTTGAATATCATCTGACCTCGCTTGTCGACGAACGCATTGCGGACGTGGAAACGCAAACGGTCGGCTACATTTCTTCGTGA
- a CDS encoding MarR family transcriptional regulator has translation MSSGTIDIDEFENADPDEFEERTDTERIVLFLDEHDDRAWKAATIAAELELDTDAVSAILSRLKERGLVRHKRPYWAITDDKERLQAAYRLHQHHETAAEQYGEEQLEDLQTDEMERVQ, from the coding sequence ATGTCGAGCGGCACGATCGATATCGACGAGTTCGAGAACGCCGACCCCGACGAGTTCGAGGAGCGGACTGACACCGAGCGCATCGTGCTGTTTCTCGACGAACACGACGACCGGGCGTGGAAGGCGGCGACGATCGCAGCGGAACTCGAACTGGATACCGACGCCGTCAGTGCGATTCTCTCACGACTCAAAGAACGAGGGCTCGTCCGACACAAGCGTCCGTACTGGGCGATAACGGACGATAAAGAGCGACTCCAAGCCGCCTATCGGTTGCACCAGCACCACGAGACTGCAGCCGAGCAGTATGGCGAGGAGCAACTTGAGGACCTCCAGACTGATGAGATGGAGCGGGTGCAGTGA